One Xenopus tropicalis strain Nigerian chromosome 8, UCB_Xtro_10.0, whole genome shotgun sequence genomic window carries:
- the gdi1 gene encoding rab GDP dissociation inhibitor alpha → MDEEYDVIVLGTGLTECILSGIMSVNGKKVLHMDRNPYYGGESSSITPLEELYKRFDMADGPPESMGRGRDWNVDLIPKFLMANGQLVKMLLYTEVTRYLDFKVIEGSFVYKGGKIYKVPSTETEALASNLMGMFEKRRFRKFLVFVANFDENDPKTFEGVDPKDTTMRDVYKKFDLGQDVIDFTGHALALYRTDDYLDQPCLETINRIKLYSESLARYGKSPYLYPLYGLGELPQGFARLSAIYGGTYMLNKSVDEIVMEKGRVVGVKSEGEVARCKQLICDPSYVADRVRKAGQVIRVICVLNHPIKNTNDANSCQIIIPQNQVNRKSDIYVCMISYAHNVAAQGKYIAIVSTTVETAEPEKEIEPALELLEPIDQKFVAISDLFESIEDGTESQVFCSRSYDATTHFETTCNDIKDIYKRMTGTDFDFENMKRKQNDVFGEDEQ, encoded by the exons GAATGCATCCTGTCCGGGATCATGTCAGTGAATGGAAAGAAGGTTCTTCATATGGACCGGAACCCATACTATGGAGGAGAGAGTTCATCCATCACTCCCCTGGAAGAG CTCTATAAACGATTCGATATGGCTGATGGCCCCCCAGAGAGCATGGGAAGGGGACGAGACTGGAACGTGGATTTAATCCCTAAATTCCTCATGGCTAATG GTCAGCTTGTGAAGATGCTGCTTTACACAGAAGTTACCCGTTACCTGGACTTTAAGGTTATAGAAGGAAGCTTTGTATATAAAGGTGGAAAGATCTACAAGGTGCCATCTACTGAGACAGAAGCGCTGGCATCCA ATCTCATGGGGATGTTTGAGAAGCGCCGGTTCCGTAAATTCCTGGTATTTGTAGCCAATTTCGATGAGAATGATCCCAAAACGTTTGAAGGGGTGGATCCAAAGGACACAACCATGCGTGACGTATACAAGAAGTTTGATTTGGGACAGGATGTCATTGACTTTACTGGGCACGCTCTGGCGCTGTACCGAACCGATGA CTATTTGGACCAACCCTGCCTAGAAACTATCAATCGCATTAAGCTTTACAGCGAGTCTTTGGCAAGATATGGCAAGAGTCCCTACTTGTACCCTTTGTATGGGCTGGGGGAGCTGCCACAGGGCTTTGCcag GCTAAGTGCAATATATGGAGGAACCTACATGCTGAACAAATCCGTGGATGAGATTGTAATGGAGAAAGGCCGAGTGGTTGGCGTTAAATCAGAGGGAGAG GTGGCGCGGTGCAAGCAGCTGATCTGTGACCCCAGTTACGTTGCTGATCGGGTGCGCAAGGCGGGACAGGTTATCCGCGTCATCTGCGTCTTGAACCATCCCATTAAGAATACGAATGATGCTAATTCCTGCCAAATTATCATCCCCCAGAACCAGGTCAACAGAAAATCAG ATATTTACGTGTGCATGATCTCCTACGCACACAACGTGGCGGCTCAGGGCAAGTACATTGCAATTGTCAGCACCACGGTGGAGACGGCGGAGCCGGAGAAAGAGATTGAACCGGCGCTGGAACTCTTGGAGCCCATCGATCAGAA GTTTGTGGCTATTAGTGATCTGTTTGAATCCATTGAGGATGGGACAGAAAGCCAA GTTTTCTGCTCCCGCTCCTATGATGCCACCACACACTTTGAGACCACGTGCAATGACATCAAGGACATCTACAAGAGGATGACGGGCACAGACTTTGACTTTGAGAACATGAAACGCAAACAGAATGATGTTTTTGGGGAGGATGAGCAGTGA
- the fam50a gene encoding protein FAM50A (The RefSeq protein has 1 non-frameshifting indel and aligns at 99% coverage compared to this genomic sequence), producing the protein MAQYKGAASEAGRAMQLMKKREKQREQLEQMKQKIAEENVVKANINKKFSAHYDAVEAELKSSTVGLVTLNDMKAKQEALVKEREKQLAKKEQFKDLQLKLEKQRERERKKEQKRKIASLSFNLEEDDEECEDEEADDDYDDEDDDDEDDDDDAEKEELPKKKKKLGKNPDVDTSFLPDRDREEEENRLREELRQEWERKQEKIKSEEIEITFSYWDGSGHRRTVKMKKGNSIQQFLQKALEILRKDFSELRSAGVEQLMYIKEDLIIPHHHSFYDFIVTKARGKSGPLFNFDVHEDVRLLSDATVEKDESHAGKVVLRSWYEKNKHIFPASRWEPYDPEKKWDKYTIR; encoded by the exons ATGGCGCAGTACAAGGGGGCTGCCAGTGAGGCCGGGAGGGCCATGCAGCTTATGAAGAAACGGGAGAAGCAGCGGGAGCAGCTGGAGCAAATGAAGCAGAAAATAGCGGAG GAGAATGTGGTTAAGgcaaatataaataagaaattcTCTGCACATTATGATGCGGTGGAGGCGGAGCTTAAATCGAGCACTGTGG GATTGGTTACCCTTAATGACATGAAAGCCAAACAAGAGGCTCtggtgaaagagagagagaagcaaCTTGCCAAGAAGGAGCAATTCAAGGACCTCCAGTT AAAGCTGGAGAagcagagggagagggagagaaagaaagagcaGAAGCGCAAAATAGCCAGCTTGTCCTTCAACTTAGAGGAAGATGAGGAATGTGAAGATGAGGAGGCTGACGATGActatgatgatgaggatgatgatgatgaggatgatgatgacgatgcAGAGAAGGAAG AACTGcccaagaagaagaaaaagctcGGCAAAAATCCTGATGTGGATACAAGTTTCCTGCCAGACAGAGACCGCGAG GAAGAGGAGAACCGACTGCGAGAAGAACTGAGACAGGAGTGGGAGCGCAAGCAGGAGAAGATAAAAA GTGAAGAAATTGAAATCACTTTTAGCTACTGGGATGGCTCGGGGCACCGAAGGACCGTAAAG ATGAAGAAAGGGAACAGTATCCAGCAATTCCTGCAGAAAGCACTGGAGATCCTACGGAAAGACTTTAGTGAGCTCCG GTCTGCAGGCGTGGAACAGCTCATGTACATTAAGGAAGATCTCATCATTCCGCAC CATCACAGTTTTTATGACTTCATTGTGACAAAGGCGAGAGGCAAAAGTG GTCCCCTCTTTAACTTTGATGTCCACGAGGATGTGCGACTGCTGAGCGACGCCACCGTAGAGAAGGATGAG TCCCACGCTGGGAAGGTGGTCCTGCGGAGCTGGTATGAGAAGAACAAGCACATATTCCCGGCCAGCCGGTGGGAACCGTACGACCCCGAAAAGAAATGGGATAAATATACG ATCCGGTGA